In Streptomyces sp. NBC_00306, a single genomic region encodes these proteins:
- a CDS encoding TadE/TadG family type IV pilus assembly protein: MRGDRGQAAIEFTGTVPVILATLVLLWQAALLGYTFSLAGNAADAAARAGAVDGDCSAAGTEDLPGAWQGGASVSCGDAGDLVTATVSLDVPVLFPGSVNFPFRFDADASAAREDRP, translated from the coding sequence ATGCGTGGCGACCGGGGCCAGGCCGCGATCGAGTTCACCGGCACGGTCCCGGTCATCCTCGCCACGCTGGTCCTGCTGTGGCAGGCCGCGCTGCTCGGCTACACGTTCTCGCTCGCCGGGAACGCCGCGGACGCGGCGGCCCGGGCGGGGGCGGTGGACGGCGACTGCTCGGCCGCCGGTACGGAGGACCTGCCGGGTGCCTGGCAGGGCGGTGCGAGCGTGAGCTGCGGTGACGCCGGTGACCTGGTCACGGCCACGGTCAGCCTCGACGTGCCCGTCCTCTTCCCCGGCAGCGTGAACTTCCCCTTCCGCTTCGATGCCGATGCCTCCGCGGCCCGAGAGGACAGGCCATGA
- a CDS encoding type II secretion system F family protein — MDNLPLLTIGVTLLACVLCVVGVHAYSSGRAQRQALVERMSQTSPLALPSGRRRRFGGVDRRLRGTRLGNRIERKIAVTGLDLTPGEYVVYVVAALLAVYLVVGAIFAPFFGVLAAVASLWGANAFLNWQRVKRTEAFIAQLPEFTRVLANATQAGLALRTALAMAAEELDDPAGHELGMVADQLALGQSLDDALGELAERLPSRELIVLVTTLILANRAGGQVVTSLRNLTETLEERKETRREVTTMLSQIKVTALAVPLLGLGFLLMINAMTPGALDKMTGSVVGQSATLIAFGLYALGAFLIRRMSRIQV, encoded by the coding sequence ATGGACAACCTCCCGCTCCTGACGATCGGAGTCACACTGCTCGCCTGTGTGCTCTGCGTCGTCGGCGTGCACGCGTACTCCTCCGGCAGGGCCCAGCGCCAGGCACTCGTCGAGCGCATGTCGCAGACGAGCCCGCTCGCCCTTCCCTCCGGCAGGCGACGGCGGTTCGGCGGTGTCGACCGACGGCTGCGCGGGACACGGCTCGGCAACCGCATCGAGCGGAAGATCGCGGTTACGGGCCTCGACCTGACGCCCGGCGAGTACGTCGTCTACGTGGTCGCGGCCCTGCTCGCCGTGTACCTCGTCGTCGGCGCGATCTTCGCCCCCTTCTTCGGTGTGCTGGCCGCCGTGGCGAGCCTGTGGGGCGCCAACGCCTTCCTCAACTGGCAGCGCGTCAAGCGCACCGAGGCGTTCATCGCCCAGCTCCCCGAGTTCACCCGCGTCCTCGCCAACGCCACCCAGGCCGGGCTGGCGCTGCGCACCGCGCTCGCGATGGCCGCCGAGGAGCTCGACGACCCGGCGGGCCACGAACTGGGCATGGTCGCCGACCAGTTGGCGCTCGGCCAGTCGCTGGACGACGCGCTCGGTGAACTCGCCGAACGGCTGCCCTCCCGCGAGCTCATCGTCCTGGTCACCACCCTCATCCTCGCCAACCGCGCCGGCGGCCAGGTCGTCACCTCGCTGCGGAACCTGACCGAGACGCTGGAGGAACGGAAGGAGACCCGCCGGGAGGTCACCACGATGCTCTCCCAGATCAAGGTCACCGCCCTGGCCGTGCCCCTCCTCGGGCTCGGCTTCCTCCTGATGATCAACGCGATGACCCCCGGCGCCCTCGACAAGATGACGGGTTCGGTGGTCGGCCAGTCCGCCACGCTCATCGCCTTCGGCCTGTACGCCCTGGGCGCCTTCCTCATCCGCCGTATGTCCAGGATCCAGGTCTGA
- a CDS encoding chitinase has product MDRTTRSRRWLGGALALAVGAGISIVGSTGTAQAADINVAKNAGFESGLSNWTCSGGSGANTSSPVRTGSSALKATPAGQDNARCTQTVSVKPNSTYTLAAWVQGGYAYLGATGTGTTDVSTWTPGSSSWTQLSTSFRTGASTTSVTVYTHGWYGQAAYIADDVTVFGPDGGGGTDPEPGIPSAPAGVSVGSVTSSSVSLNWGAVSGAAGYNVYRDGTRVQSASGTSATVSGLAANTSYQFQVTATNSAGESPKSAAVTGRTSQGTGNPGNPAVPKHALTGYWQNFNNGATVQKLRDVQSQYDIIAVSFADSTATPGQIVFNLDPAVGYASVADFKADVAAKKAAGKSVIISVGGEKGNVTVNSDASATAFANSAYALMQEYGFSGVDIDLEHGINSTYLTKALRQLSQKAGTSLVLTMAPQTIDMQNTGSEYFKTALAVKDILTVVNMQYYNSGSMLGCDGKVYSQGSVDFLTALACIQLENGLDPSQVGLGVPASTRGAGSGYVDPSIVKNALDCLARGTNCGSFKPSKTYPGLRGAMTWSTNWDATAGNAWSNAVGPHVHGLP; this is encoded by the coding sequence GTGGACCGCACCACACGCTCGCGGAGATGGCTCGGCGGAGCCCTGGCGCTCGCCGTCGGAGCCGGTATCTCCATCGTGGGCAGCACAGGCACCGCTCAGGCGGCCGACATCAACGTCGCCAAGAACGCCGGCTTCGAGTCCGGACTCTCCAACTGGACCTGTTCCGGCGGCAGTGGCGCGAACACCTCCTCCCCCGTCCGCACCGGCTCCTCCGCGCTGAAGGCGACACCGGCCGGCCAGGACAACGCCAGGTGCACCCAGACCGTCTCCGTGAAGCCCAACTCGACCTACACCCTGGCCGCCTGGGTGCAGGGCGGGTACGCCTACCTCGGCGCGACCGGCACCGGCACCACCGACGTCTCCACCTGGACGCCCGGCAGCAGCAGCTGGACCCAGCTGTCGACCAGCTTCCGCACCGGCGCGAGCACCACGTCGGTGACCGTCTACACGCACGGGTGGTACGGCCAGGCCGCGTACATCGCGGACGACGTCACTGTCTTCGGTCCCGACGGAGGCGGCGGCACGGACCCCGAGCCCGGCATCCCCTCCGCACCGGCCGGGGTGTCGGTCGGCTCGGTGACCTCCTCCTCCGTCTCCCTGAACTGGGGCGCGGTGTCGGGCGCGGCCGGCTACAACGTCTACCGCGACGGGACCAGGGTCCAGTCGGCGAGCGGCACCTCGGCGACGGTCTCCGGGCTCGCGGCGAACACCTCGTACCAGTTCCAGGTGACGGCGACGAACTCCGCGGGCGAGTCCCCGAAGTCTGCCGCGGTCACCGGCAGGACGAGCCAGGGCACCGGGAACCCGGGCAACCCGGCCGTGCCGAAGCACGCCCTGACCGGCTACTGGCAGAACTTCAACAACGGCGCGACCGTGCAGAAGCTCCGCGATGTGCAGTCCCAGTACGACATCATCGCCGTCTCCTTCGCGGACTCCACCGCCACACCGGGCCAGATCGTCTTCAACCTCGACCCGGCGGTCGGCTACGCCTCGGTCGCCGACTTCAAGGCCGACGTCGCGGCGAAGAAGGCCGCGGGCAAGTCGGTGATCATCTCGGTCGGCGGTGAGAAGGGCAACGTCACCGTCAACAGTGATGCCTCCGCCACGGCCTTCGCCAACAGCGCCTACGCGCTGATGCAGGAGTACGGCTTCAGCGGCGTCGACATCGACCTGGAGCACGGCATCAACTCCACCTATCTGACGAAGGCGCTGCGCCAGCTGTCGCAGAAGGCGGGTACCTCGCTGGTGCTGACGATGGCGCCGCAGACCATCGACATGCAGAACACCGGCTCGGAGTACTTCAAGACCGCGCTGGCCGTGAAGGACATCCTCACGGTCGTCAACATGCAGTACTACAACAGCGGTTCGATGCTCGGCTGCGACGGCAAGGTCTACTCGCAGGGCTCCGTGGACTTCCTCACGGCACTCGCCTGCATCCAGCTGGAGAACGGTCTCGACCCCTCCCAGGTGGGACTGGGTGTGCCGGCCTCCACGCGGGGCGCGGGCAGCGGCTATGTCGACCCGTCGATCGTGAAGAACGCGCTGGACTGCCTCGCCCGGGGCACGAACTGCGGTTCCTTCAAGCCCTCGAAGACCTACCCGGGTCTGCGGGGCGCGATGACCTGGTCCACGAACTGGGACGCGACGGCCGGCAACGCCTGGTCGAACGCGGTGGGCCCGCACGTGCACGGCCTGCCGTAA
- a CDS encoding CpaF family protein, whose amino-acid sequence MSLRSRISSPEPVNGHSEENRLVGVYRAKLLEEIDLAEMSSLAAAERRARLERVLGHIISREGPVLSTVERSQLIRRVVDEALGLGILEPLLEDASISEIMVNGHEQVFVERGGRLEMLPLRFSSNEQLMQTIERIVSTVNRRVDEANPMVDARLPSGERVNVIIPPLSLTGPILTIRRFPRAFTLAEMIAIGSLDEQMTLLLAGLVRAKFNVIVSGATGTGKTTLLNSLSALIPEGERIVTIEDSAELQLQQAHVITLESRPPNVEGKGRVTIRDLVRNSLRMRPDRIIVGEVRGGETLDMLQAMSTGHDGSLATVHANSAEDALMRLQTLASMSEVEIPFVAIKDQINSAVDVIVQLTRHADGSRRVTEIAVVDSYGREEYRIVSVCRFNAQPMSADGRIHGRFEYYPVPRRVAERLYMKNEPLPPAFGIAASEAQLAVRRSLL is encoded by the coding sequence ATGAGCCTGCGGTCACGCATCAGCAGTCCGGAGCCGGTCAACGGTCACAGCGAGGAGAACCGCCTCGTCGGGGTCTACCGCGCCAAGCTCCTGGAGGAGATCGACCTCGCGGAGATGTCCTCGCTCGCCGCCGCCGAACGGCGGGCCCGGCTGGAGCGCGTACTCGGCCACATCATCAGCCGCGAGGGCCCGGTGCTGTCCACCGTCGAGCGCTCGCAGCTCATCCGCCGCGTCGTCGACGAGGCGCTCGGCCTCGGCATCCTGGAACCGCTGCTCGAGGACGCGTCCATCAGCGAGATCATGGTCAACGGCCATGAGCAGGTCTTCGTCGAGCGCGGCGGCCGGCTGGAGATGCTCCCGCTGCGTTTCTCGTCCAACGAGCAGCTGATGCAGACGATCGAGCGCATCGTCTCCACCGTCAACCGCCGTGTGGACGAGGCCAATCCGATGGTCGACGCGCGACTGCCCTCCGGGGAACGTGTCAACGTCATCATCCCCCCGCTGTCCCTGACCGGCCCCATCCTCACCATCCGGCGCTTCCCCCGGGCCTTCACGCTCGCGGAGATGATCGCGATCGGCTCGCTCGACGAGCAGATGACGCTGCTGCTGGCGGGACTGGTCCGGGCCAAGTTCAACGTCATCGTCTCCGGGGCGACCGGCACCGGGAAGACGACGCTCCTCAACTCCCTGTCCGCCCTGATCCCCGAGGGCGAACGCATCGTCACCATCGAGGACTCCGCCGAGCTCCAGCTCCAGCAGGCCCATGTGATCACCCTGGAGAGCCGGCCGCCCAACGTCGAGGGCAAGGGCCGCGTCACCATCCGCGACCTCGTCCGCAACTCCCTGCGTATGCGCCCCGACCGCATCATCGTCGGTGAGGTCCGCGGCGGCGAGACGCTCGACATGCTCCAGGCGATGTCGACCGGTCACGACGGATCGCTCGCCACCGTCCACGCCAACAGCGCCGAGGACGCGCTGATGCGCCTCCAGACACTGGCGTCCATGTCCGAGGTCGAGATCCCGTTCGTGGCGATCAAGGACCAGATCAACAGCGCCGTCGATGTGATCGTCCAGCTCACCCGCCACGCCGACGGCTCCCGCCGGGTCACCGAGATCGCCGTCGTCGACTCCTACGGCCGTGAGGAGTACCGCATCGTCTCCGTCTGCCGCTTCAACGCCCAGCCGATGTCCGCCGACGGGCGGATCCACGGGCGGTTCGAGTACTACCCGGTGCCGCGGCGGGTCGCGGAACGCCTCTACATGAAGAACGAACCGCTGCCACCCGCCTTCGGCATCGCCGCCTCCGAGGCCCAGCTCGCCGTCCGCAGGTCCCTCCTGTGA
- a CDS encoding DUF5936 domain-containing protein has protein sequence MGLLLAALLAASVYGIFHGIRMYRADARLPGDLALALEVGSTRTTAVGSGIDRLGMRYAPAVLRAMGPKRVDAVRRRLDMAGNPSGMTVDRYAARRAVYGFLGVLAAFSMLLRGQFVIAVLALLFGLFWTDVIIRAAIRKRREDIERTLPDFLDVLAVVVSAGLGFRQALERVAEKYQGPWSDELRITLRQMDMGVSRRDAFDQLRRRNDSEQVSMFVTALQQGEELGAPIVDTLIQIATDMRRTDAQNARRNAAKAVPKSTLVVTLVMLPATMILIVMSFYYGSGVDLGDVLGG, from the coding sequence ATGGGACTTCTGCTCGCCGCGCTCCTCGCGGCCTCCGTGTACGGGATCTTCCACGGCATCCGGATGTACCGCGCCGACGCCCGGCTCCCCGGCGACCTCGCGCTCGCGCTGGAGGTGGGCTCCACCCGGACCACCGCCGTCGGCTCGGGCATCGACCGCCTCGGCATGCGGTACGCCCCCGCCGTGCTGCGCGCCATGGGCCCCAAGCGGGTCGACGCCGTCCGCAGACGGCTCGACATGGCGGGCAACCCCTCCGGGATGACCGTCGACCGCTACGCCGCCCGCCGCGCGGTCTACGGATTCCTGGGCGTGCTGGCGGCCTTCTCCATGCTGCTGCGGGGCCAGTTCGTCATCGCCGTCCTCGCCCTGCTGTTCGGGCTCTTCTGGACCGACGTCATCATCCGCGCGGCGATCCGCAAACGCCGCGAGGACATCGAACGCACGCTGCCCGACTTCCTCGACGTCCTCGCCGTGGTCGTCTCCGCCGGGCTCGGCTTCCGCCAGGCGCTGGAACGCGTCGCGGAGAAGTACCAGGGCCCCTGGTCCGACGAACTGCGCATCACACTGCGGCAGATGGACATGGGCGTCAGCCGGCGCGATGCCTTCGACCAGCTCCGCCGGCGCAACGACTCCGAGCAGGTGTCGATGTTCGTCACCGCTCTCCAGCAGGGCGAGGAGCTCGGTGCGCCGATCGTCGACACCCTGATCCAGATCGCCACCGACATGCGCCGCACGGACGCCCAGAACGCCCGGCGGAACGCCGCGAAGGCCGTACCCAAGTCGACGCTGGTGGTCACGCTGGTCATGCTCCCGGCCACCATGATCCTCATCGTCATGAGTTTCTACTACGGCTCCGGGGTCGACCTCGGAGACGTCCTGGGCGGCTGA
- a CDS encoding AAA family ATPase: protein MTTRILPAVGEPDAARSITTLLSQLPDAEPAAPVADSTSLLDMLARLASESLDELPEVVLVHERIGPVPALELIREVALRFPAVGVVLVSGDASPVLYSAAMDSGARGLVGLPLSYEELAQRVQAAAGWSVGVRRHLGHGGDVFSGPGGTVVTVSGAKGGVGATVIAVQLALAAQASGRPVALADLDLQAGDIASYLDVQFRRSIVDLAGIQDISPRVLQDALFAHQTGMGLLLAPAEGERGEEVNDRAVRQIVSALRNRHEVVIIDCGTQMNSANAAAIEMADITLLVTTPDVVAVRAAKRMVRMWDRLQIRKAEETVAVVNRHTRGTEIQPPLIEKITGTRVSRIAVPANFKELQPVVDAGRMQDLESRSTVKQAVWGLAGELGLVRAPSGDQKQGRLRGDRGSIGVRRARSR, encoded by the coding sequence ATGACCACACGCATCCTCCCGGCCGTCGGCGAACCCGATGCGGCCCGGTCCATCACCACCCTGCTGAGCCAGCTCCCGGACGCGGAGCCGGCCGCGCCGGTCGCCGACTCGACCTCGCTGCTCGACATGCTGGCCCGGCTGGCGTCCGAGTCGCTCGACGAACTGCCCGAGGTCGTGCTGGTCCACGAACGCATCGGCCCGGTCCCCGCACTCGAACTGATCCGGGAAGTGGCCCTGCGCTTCCCCGCGGTCGGCGTGGTCCTGGTGTCGGGCGACGCGAGCCCCGTCCTCTACTCGGCCGCCATGGACTCCGGCGCCCGCGGACTGGTCGGACTGCCGCTGTCGTACGAGGAACTGGCCCAGCGGGTCCAGGCCGCCGCCGGCTGGTCCGTCGGCGTGCGGCGCCACCTCGGCCACGGCGGCGACGTGTTCAGCGGGCCCGGCGGCACGGTGGTCACCGTCAGCGGCGCCAAGGGCGGTGTGGGCGCCACCGTCATCGCGGTCCAACTCGCGCTCGCTGCACAGGCGTCGGGCCGTCCGGTGGCCCTCGCCGACCTCGACCTCCAGGCCGGGGACATCGCCTCGTACCTCGATGTCCAGTTCCGCCGCTCGATCGTCGACCTCGCCGGGATCCAGGACATATCGCCGCGCGTCCTCCAGGACGCGCTGTTCGCCCACCAGACGGGGATGGGGCTGCTGCTCGCCCCCGCCGAGGGCGAACGCGGCGAGGAGGTCAACGACCGGGCCGTGCGCCAGATCGTCAGCGCGCTGCGCAACCGCCACGAGGTCGTGATCATCGACTGCGGCACCCAGATGAACAGCGCCAACGCGGCCGCCATCGAGATGGCCGACATCACGCTGCTGGTGACCACCCCGGACGTGGTCGCCGTCCGCGCGGCCAAACGCATGGTGCGGATGTGGGACCGGCTCCAGATCCGCAAGGCGGAGGAGACGGTCGCCGTGGTGAACAGGCACACCCGCGGCACCGAGATCCAGCCCCCGCTGATCGAGAAGATCACCGGAACCCGGGTCTCGCGGATCGCCGTCCCCGCGAACTTCAAGGAGCTTCAGCCCGTCGTCGACGCGGGTCGGATGCAGGACCTGGAGTCCCGGTCGACCGTGAAGCAGGCCGTGTGGGGGCTGGCGGGCGAACTCGGCCTCGTACGCGCTCCGTCCGGTGACCAGAAACAGGGCAGGTTACGCGGCGACAGGGGATCGATCGGTGTCCGGCGGGCACGGTCGAGGTGA
- a CDS encoding Nramp family divalent metal transporter gives MSGTTESSTDESVSRPRKSSWKYIGPGIVVAATGVGAGDLVATLIAGSNFGYTLLWAAVLGCVVKISLAEAAGRWHLSTGRTLFDGWADLGRWTTWFFVVYVVIWGFVYGAAAMSSSGLPLQALFPGVMDLEWWSILTGVVGLVFVWFNKYSVFEKVMTVLVGVMFVVTVYLAIRVTPNLGDAFAGLLPVLPDEKDSILNTLGLIGGVGGTITIAAYGYWVNAKGWTNTGWMKVMRLDNRVAYITTGIFVVAMLFVGAELLHSANVAIASGDKGLIQLGDILEKEYGQATATFFLIGFFATSFTSLIGVWHGVSLMFADFVARYRKDRADAGGVTGEEVASGARERSLPFRLYLLWLTFPPMVLLFQGQPFRLVIIYGVLGAAFMPFLALTLVWLLNSARTPREWRNGKLSNSMLVVSGLLFLVLATKQIVDQPWADFF, from the coding sequence ATGTCAGGCACCACCGAGAGCAGCACCGACGAGTCCGTGTCCCGACCCCGCAAGTCCAGTTGGAAGTACATCGGCCCCGGCATCGTCGTGGCGGCGACCGGTGTCGGCGCCGGCGACCTCGTCGCCACGCTCATCGCCGGCAGCAACTTCGGCTACACCCTTCTGTGGGCCGCCGTTCTCGGCTGCGTGGTCAAGATCTCGCTCGCGGAGGCGGCCGGCCGCTGGCATCTGTCCACCGGGCGCACGCTCTTCGACGGCTGGGCCGACCTCGGCCGCTGGACCACCTGGTTCTTCGTCGTCTACGTGGTGATCTGGGGCTTCGTCTACGGCGCGGCCGCCATGTCCTCCAGCGGCCTTCCCCTCCAGGCGCTGTTCCCGGGCGTGATGGACCTCGAATGGTGGTCCATTCTCACGGGCGTCGTCGGTCTGGTCTTCGTCTGGTTCAACAAGTACAGCGTCTTCGAGAAGGTCATGACCGTTCTCGTGGGCGTGATGTTCGTGGTCACCGTCTATCTGGCGATCCGTGTCACCCCGAACCTCGGCGACGCCTTCGCCGGTCTGCTGCCCGTCCTGCCGGACGAGAAGGACTCGATCCTCAACACCCTGGGCCTCATCGGCGGCGTCGGCGGCACGATCACGATCGCCGCGTACGGCTACTGGGTCAACGCCAAGGGCTGGACCAACACCGGCTGGATGAAGGTGATGCGGCTCGACAACCGCGTCGCGTACATCACCACCGGCATCTTCGTGGTCGCGATGCTCTTCGTCGGCGCCGAGCTGCTGCACTCGGCCAACGTGGCCATCGCGAGCGGTGACAAGGGGCTGATCCAGCTCGGCGACATCCTGGAGAAGGAGTACGGCCAGGCCACCGCCACGTTCTTCCTCATCGGCTTCTTCGCCACGTCGTTCACCTCGCTCATCGGTGTCTGGCACGGCGTGAGCCTGATGTTCGCCGACTTCGTCGCGCGCTACCGCAAGGACCGCGCCGACGCCGGCGGGGTCACGGGCGAGGAAGTGGCCTCCGGGGCGCGCGAGCGGTCGCTGCCGTTCCGGCTCTATCTGCTGTGGCTGACCTTCCCGCCGATGGTGCTGCTCTTCCAGGGCCAGCCGTTCCGCCTGGTGATCATCTACGGCGTCCTCGGCGCGGCCTTCATGCCGTTCCTGGCCCTGACCCTGGTGTGGCTGCTCAACTCCGCCCGTACTCCGCGGGAATGGCGCAACGGCAAGCTCAGCAACTCGATGCTGGTGGTCTCCGGACTGCTGTTCCTGGTGCTGGCGACCAAGCAGATCGTCGACCAGCCGTGGGCGGACTTCTTCTGA
- a CDS encoding TadE/TadG family type IV pilus assembly protein gives MRRRRDDRGQAALEYAGVITLLLFVALAAIQLGIVAYTAQQAGTAARAAARVASHGEGGGEAAGYSAMSDWLADGAQVSAPTEGGEVTATVTIQVPALLPVFDFGSARRSVTMPVDE, from the coding sequence ATGAGGCGCCGCCGGGACGACCGCGGCCAGGCCGCCCTCGAATACGCGGGCGTCATCACCCTGCTGCTCTTCGTCGCCCTGGCCGCGATCCAGCTCGGCATCGTCGCCTACACCGCCCAGCAGGCCGGCACCGCGGCCCGCGCGGCCGCCCGCGTCGCCTCGCACGGCGAGGGCGGCGGCGAGGCAGCCGGTTACTCGGCCATGAGCGACTGGCTCGCGGACGGGGCCCAGGTGAGCGCCCCCACCGAGGGCGGCGAGGTCACGGCGACCGTCACGATCCAGGTCCCCGCCCTGCTGCCGGTCTTCGACTTCGGCTCCGCCCGACGGTCCGTCACCATGCCGGTCGACGAATGA
- a CDS encoding sensor histidine kinase, with protein sequence MAPGKAVLSGGNAGETPADVVSTGPARLPSLPIQVNALQALCRQVFGFRLAMIALAAPFALDGTRPGPATWLVGAAVLVTFMTSYVLLRDWERFGPVLLRHPWLLGADMTFGALLLITASPDSTLAYVTMCTPLLAGLISGWRGAAVFAILQSLIIAGAYAVNVEAEARFTALLLPGLCVLAGAIGSTLRNLMLGFGAASQALTEARARLAVSGAVEQERARLAREMHDSVAKTLHGLALAADGLASSADRMDPLTVKHQADLVARSARRAAAESRELLSDLRRESGLDGGVDLLAELAARTDDFARRNGVRATFSPLGDGPPPNVPPAVARQALTIAAEAMDNAHRHGRPSYLAVSAGVTGDVLRISVYDDGRGLPPGTSLEGLRQAGHFGLVGMVERAASIGARIRIGRGRAAKGTEVRLELPVVALGMVGGIPRQPAGPSRSRTPYTPEAQRTRTVT encoded by the coding sequence ATGGCACCGGGCAAAGCCGTACTCAGCGGCGGAAACGCGGGCGAGACACCGGCCGACGTGGTCTCCACGGGCCCCGCACGCCTGCCGTCGCTGCCCATCCAGGTCAACGCCCTCCAGGCGCTGTGCCGTCAGGTCTTCGGATTCCGGCTGGCGATGATCGCCCTGGCCGCGCCGTTCGCCCTCGACGGCACCCGCCCCGGCCCGGCGACCTGGCTGGTGGGAGCGGCGGTGCTGGTCACCTTCATGACCTCCTACGTCCTCCTGCGGGACTGGGAACGCTTCGGGCCCGTCCTGCTGCGCCACCCGTGGCTCCTCGGCGCCGACATGACGTTCGGCGCGCTGCTGCTGATCACCGCGTCGCCCGACTCCACCCTCGCCTACGTCACCATGTGCACCCCGCTGCTGGCCGGGCTGATCTCCGGATGGCGCGGAGCCGCGGTGTTCGCGATCCTCCAGTCGCTCATCATCGCGGGCGCGTACGCGGTCAATGTCGAGGCCGAGGCCCGCTTCACCGCCCTGCTGCTGCCCGGCCTGTGCGTCCTGGCCGGAGCCATCGGCAGCACCCTGCGCAATCTGATGCTCGGCTTCGGAGCGGCCAGCCAGGCGCTGACCGAGGCGCGCGCCCGGCTCGCGGTCAGCGGCGCGGTCGAACAGGAACGGGCCCGGCTCGCCCGCGAGATGCACGACTCCGTGGCCAAGACCCTGCACGGCCTGGCGCTCGCCGCCGACGGCCTCGCGAGCTCCGCCGACCGGATGGACCCGCTCACCGTCAAGCACCAGGCGGACCTGGTGGCCCGCTCGGCCCGTCGGGCCGCGGCCGAGTCCCGGGAGCTCCTGTCGGACCTGCGCCGGGAGTCCGGCCTCGACGGCGGCGTCGACCTGCTGGCCGAACTGGCGGCGCGTACCGACGACTTCGCCCGCCGCAACGGCGTACGCGCCACCTTCAGCCCGCTCGGCGACGGACCACCGCCGAACGTGCCGCCCGCCGTCGCCCGTCAGGCCCTGACCATCGCCGCCGAGGCCATGGACAACGCCCACCGCCACGGCCGGCCGAGCTATCTCGCCGTATCGGCCGGGGTCACCGGCGACGTGCTGCGGATCAGCGTGTACGACGACGGCCGGGGCCTGCCGCCCGGCACCTCCCTCGAAGGGCTGCGCCAGGCAGGCCACTTCGGTCTGGTGGGCATGGTGGAGAGGGCGGCGTCCATCGGCGCGAGGATCCGGATCGGCCGGGGGCGGGCGGCGAAGGGCACGGAGGTACGCCTGGAACTTCCGGTGGTCGCGCTGGGGATGGTCGGGGGCATACCCCGGCAGCCGGCCGGACCGTCCCGCAGCCGGACGCCGTACACCCCCGAGGCACAGCGCACACGAACGGTCACCTGA
- the cpaB gene encoding Flp pilus assembly protein CpaB — protein MNSRQRRGIILLLLSVLCALAAFAGVISVISDVNSKVGPEVSAYRLKADVSPYTPLRRDQFEKVSMPRRWLSDSAVTDLSVVNGKIAVTQLRKGSLLQDDMIVKRPVLASGEQEIAIMIDAATGVAGKITPGDLVNIFATFAGKDEGDPDQSRIIVPNAKVIDVGRLTPLEPKDDKRSSGPREAVPITFALNTTDAQRVAYAESFAEHVRLALLAKGSPATLRPGDSTYTLDEDKNR, from the coding sequence ATGAATTCACGCCAACGCCGCGGCATCATACTTCTGCTCCTCTCGGTGCTGTGCGCCCTCGCGGCGTTCGCCGGCGTGATTTCCGTGATCAGCGACGTGAATTCGAAGGTCGGTCCCGAGGTTTCCGCCTATCGGCTCAAGGCCGATGTCTCTCCCTATACGCCTTTGCGGCGGGACCAGTTCGAGAAGGTCTCGATGCCCCGGCGCTGGCTCTCCGACAGCGCGGTGACCGACCTGTCCGTGGTGAACGGAAAAATCGCCGTGACGCAGCTGCGCAAAGGGTCGCTGCTCCAGGACGACATGATCGTCAAGCGGCCGGTGCTCGCCTCCGGTGAGCAGGAGATCGCCATCATGATCGATGCCGCCACCGGAGTGGCCGGAAAGATCACCCCGGGGGATCTGGTCAACATCTTCGCGACCTTCGCCGGTAAGGACGAAGGCGACCCGGACCAGTCCCGGATCATCGTCCCCAACGCCAAGGTGATCGACGTCGGCCGGCTCACGCCGCTCGAACCCAAGGACGACAAGCGCTCCAGCGGCCCGCGCGAGGCCGTGCCGATCACCTTCGCGCTCAACACCACCGACGCCCAGCGCGTCGCGTACGCCGAGTCCTTCGCCGAGCATGTGCGCCTCGCGCTTCTCGCCAAGGGCAGCCCGGCCACATTGCGCCCCGGTGACAGCACCTACACCCTCGACGAAGACAAGAACAGGTGA